Proteins encoded together in one Apteryx mantelli isolate bAptMan1 chromosome 31, bAptMan1.hap1, whole genome shotgun sequence window:
- the CASQ1 gene encoding calsequestrin-1 isoform X1 produces MRGWGWALAALALVAWAPAPAGAQEGLDFPTYDGVDRVLAVTSKNYKAMLKRFPVLALLYHEPVGSDRAAQRHFEMEELILELAAQVLEDKGVGFGLVDSEKDAAVAKKLGLTEEDSIYVFKEDEVIEYDGELAADTLVEFLLEVLEDPVEFIEGDHELQAFENIEDDPKLIGYFKNEDSEHFKAFEEAAEEFHPYIPFFATFDSKVAKKLTLKLNEIDFYEPFMDEPVTIPDKPNSKEEIVEFVEEHKRATLRKLKPESMYQTWEDDMDGIQIVAFAEEDDPDGFEFLEILKDVAQDNTDNPDLSIIWIDPEDFPLLIPYWEKTFNIDLSRPQIGVVNVTDADSVWLEMADEDDLPSTAELEEWIEDVLEGEINTEDDDEDDDDDDDDDDDDDD; encoded by the exons ATGCGGGGCTGGGGGtgggcgctggcggcgctggcgctggTGGCCTGGGCCCCGGCACCGGCGGGGGCCCAGGAGGGCCTGGACTTCCCCACCTACGACGGCGTCGACCGGGTGCTGGCCGTCACCAGCAAGAACTACAAGGCGATGCTGAAGCGCTTCCCCGTGCTGGCCCTGCTCTACCACGAGCCCGTCGGCAGCGACCGCGCGGCCCAGCGGCACTTCGAGATGGAGGAGCTCATCCTGGAG CTGGCAGCCCAGGTCCTGGAGGACAAGGGGGTCGGATTCGGCCTCGTCGACTCTGAGAAGGATGCGGCCGTGGCCAAGAAGCTGG gcctgacggaggaggacaGCATCTACGTGTTCAAGGAGGACGAGGTGATCGAGTACGATGGGGAGCTAGCAGCAGACACCCTGGTGGAGTTCCTGCTGGAA GTGCTGGAGGACCCTGTGGAGTTCATTGAGGGTGACCATGAGCTCCAGGCCTTCGAGAACATCGAGGACGACCCCAAACTCATTGGCTACTTCAAGAACGAGGACTCAGAGC ACTTCAAGGCCTTTGAAGAGGCGGCAGAGGAGTTCCACCCCTACATCCCCTTCTTCGCCACCTTTGACAGCAAG GTGGCCAAAAAACTGACCCTGAAGCTCAATGAGATCGACTTCTATGAGCCCTTCATGGATGAGCCGGTCACCATCCCTGACAAGCCCAACAGCAAGGAGGAGATTGTGGAGTTTGTGGAGGAGCACAAGCG gGCGACTCTGCGGAAACTCAAGCCCGAGAGCATGTACCAGACGTGG GAGGACGACATGGACGGGATCCAGATCGTGGCCTTCGCCGAGGAGGATGACCCGG ATGGGTTCGAGTTCCTGGAGATCCTCAAGGACGTGGCCCAGGACAACACGGACAACCCCGACCTCAGCATCATCTGGATCGACCCCGAGGACTTCCCGCTG ctCATCCCCTACTGGGAGAAGACCTTCAACATCGACCTGTCCCGGCCCCAGATTGGGGTGGTCAACGTCACGGAT GCCGACAGCGTGTGGCTGGAGATGGCGGACGAGGACGACCTGCCCAGCACGGCGGAGCTGGAGGAGTGGATCGAGGACGTGCTGGAGGGCGAGATCAACACAGAGGACGATGACGAGGATGACGACGACGATGATGATGACGATGATGATGACGACGACTAG
- the CASQ1 gene encoding calsequestrin-1 isoform X2, giving the protein MRGWGWALAALALVAWAPAPAGAQEGLDFPTYDGVDRVLAVTSKNYKAMLKRFPVLALLYHEPVGSDRAAQRHFEMEELILELAAQVLEDKGVGFGLVDSEKDAAVAKKLGLTEEDSIYVFKEDEVIEYDGELAADTLVEFLLEVLEDPVEFIEGDHELQAFENIEDDPKLIGYFKNEDSEHFKAFEEAAEEFHPYIPFFATFDSKVAKKLTLKLNEIDFYEPFMDEPVTIPDKPNSKEEIVEFVEEHKRATLRKLKPESMYQTWEDDMDGIQIVAFAEEDDPDGFEFLEILKDVAQDNTDNPDLSIIWIDPEDFPLVPAGPHPLLGEDLQHRPVPAPDWGGQRHGCRQRVAGDGGRGRPAQHGGAGGVDRGRAGGRDQHRGR; this is encoded by the exons ATGCGGGGCTGGGGGtgggcgctggcggcgctggcgctggTGGCCTGGGCCCCGGCACCGGCGGGGGCCCAGGAGGGCCTGGACTTCCCCACCTACGACGGCGTCGACCGGGTGCTGGCCGTCACCAGCAAGAACTACAAGGCGATGCTGAAGCGCTTCCCCGTGCTGGCCCTGCTCTACCACGAGCCCGTCGGCAGCGACCGCGCGGCCCAGCGGCACTTCGAGATGGAGGAGCTCATCCTGGAG CTGGCAGCCCAGGTCCTGGAGGACAAGGGGGTCGGATTCGGCCTCGTCGACTCTGAGAAGGATGCGGCCGTGGCCAAGAAGCTGG gcctgacggaggaggacaGCATCTACGTGTTCAAGGAGGACGAGGTGATCGAGTACGATGGGGAGCTAGCAGCAGACACCCTGGTGGAGTTCCTGCTGGAA GTGCTGGAGGACCCTGTGGAGTTCATTGAGGGTGACCATGAGCTCCAGGCCTTCGAGAACATCGAGGACGACCCCAAACTCATTGGCTACTTCAAGAACGAGGACTCAGAGC ACTTCAAGGCCTTTGAAGAGGCGGCAGAGGAGTTCCACCCCTACATCCCCTTCTTCGCCACCTTTGACAGCAAG GTGGCCAAAAAACTGACCCTGAAGCTCAATGAGATCGACTTCTATGAGCCCTTCATGGATGAGCCGGTCACCATCCCTGACAAGCCCAACAGCAAGGAGGAGATTGTGGAGTTTGTGGAGGAGCACAAGCG gGCGACTCTGCGGAAACTCAAGCCCGAGAGCATGTACCAGACGTGG GAGGACGACATGGACGGGATCCAGATCGTGGCCTTCGCCGAGGAGGATGACCCGG ATGGGTTCGAGTTCCTGGAGATCCTCAAGGACGTGGCCCAGGACAACACGGACAACCCCGACCTCAGCATCATCTGGATCGACCCCGAGGACTTCCCGCTGGTACCTGCAGGGC ctCATCCCCTACTGGGAGAAGACCTTCAACATCGACCTGTCCCGGCCCCAGATTGGGGTGGTCAACGTCACGGAT GCCGACAGCGTGTGGCTGGAGATGGCGGACGAGGACGACCTGCCCAGCACGGCGGAGCTGGAGGAGTGGATCGAGGACGTGCTGGAGGGCGAGATCAACACAGAGGACGATGA
- the LOC106500059 gene encoding LOW QUALITY PROTEIN: sodium/potassium-transporting ATPase subunit alpha-2 (The sequence of the model RefSeq protein was modified relative to this genomic sequence to represent the inferred CDS: deleted 1 base in 1 codon) — MVTPCPQAGREYSPAATTSENGGGKRKQKEKELDELKKEVNLDDHKLSLDELGRKYQVDLSRGLTNARAAEILVQDGPNALTPPPTTPEWVKFCRQLFGGFSILLWIGAILCFLAYGIQAAMEDEPANDNLYLGVVLAAVVIVTGCFSYYQEAKSSKIMDSFKNMVPQQALVIREGEKIQINAENVVVGDLVEVKGGDRVPADMRIISSHGCKVDNSSLTGESEPQTRSPEFTHENPLETRNICFFSTNCVEGTARGIVISTGDRTVMGRIASLASGLEVGRTPIAMEIEHFIRLITGVAVFLGLSFFILSLILGYTWLEAVIFLIGIIVANVPEGLLATVTVCLTLTAKRMARKNCLVKNLEAVETLGSTSTICSDKTGTLTQNRMTVAHMWFDNQIHEADTTEDQSGATFDKRSPTWAALARIAGLCNRAVFKPGQENISISKRDTAGDASESALLKCIQLSCGSVKKMRDKNPKVTEIPFNSTNKYQLSIHEREDDPQGYLLVMKGAPERILDRCSRILVQGQEVPLDEEMREAFQNAYLELGGLGERVLGFCHLYLPPDKFPRGFRFDADEINFPTTNLCFVGLMSMIDPPRAAVPDAVGKCRSAGIKVIMVTGDHPITAKAIAKGVGIISEGNETVEDIAARLNIPVSQVNPREAKACVVHGSDLKDMTPEQLDEILKNHTEIVFARTSPQQKLIIVEGCQRQGAIVAVTGDGVNDSPALKKADIGIAMGIAGSDVSKQAADMILLDDNFASIVTGVEEGRLIFDNLKKSIAYTLTSNIPEITPFLLFIIANIPLPLGTVTILCIDLGTDMVPAISLAYEAAESDIMKRQPRNPKTDKLVNERLISMAYGQIGMIQALGGFFTYFVILAENGFLPSTLVGIRLAWDDRSTNDLEDSYGQEWTYEQRKVVEFTCHTAFFASIVVVQWADLIICKTRRNSVFQQGMKNKILIFGLLEETALAAFLSYCPGMGVALRMYPLKVTWWFCAFPYSLLIFAYDEVRKLILRRYPGGWVEKETYY, encoded by the exons ATGGTGACGCCGTGCCCGCAGGCCGGCCGGGAGTACTCTCCCGCAGCCACAACCTCGGAGAATGGGGGAGgcaagagaaagcagaaggagaaggagCTGGATGAGCTGAAGAAGGAGGTGAACTTG GATGACCACAAACTGTCCCTGGATGAGCTGGGCAGGAAGTACCAGGTGGATCTGTCCAGG GGCCTCACCAATGCACGGGCGGCCGAGATCCTGGTGCAGGATGGCCCCAATGCCCTCACCCCGCCACCCACCACCCCCGAGTGGGTCAAGTTCTGCCGCCAGCTCTTTGGGGGCTTCTCCATCCTGCTCTGGATCGGCGCCATCCTCTGCTTCCTCGCCTACGGCATCCAGGCTGCCATGGAGGACGAGCCAGCCAACGACAAT CTCTACCTGGGGGTGGTGCTGGCTGCCGTCGTCATCGTCACCGGCTGCTTCTCCTACTACCAAGAGGCCAAAAGCTCCAAGATCATGGACTCCTTCAAGAACATGGTGCCACAG CAAGCACTGGTGATCCGCGAGGGCGAGAAGATCCAGATCAACGCAGAGAACGTGGTGGTCGGGGACCTGGTGGAGGTGAAGGGGGGTGACCGGGTGCCCGCAGACATGCGCATCATCTCCTCGCACGGCTGCAAG GTCGATAACTCCTCGCTGACGGGCGAGTCGGAGCCGCAGACCCGCTCGCCCGAGTTCACCCACGAGAACCCGCTGGAGACCAGAAACATCTGCTTCTTCTCCACCAACTGTGTGGAGG GCACGGCCCGGGGCATCGTGATCTCCACGGGGGACCGCACGGTGATGGGGCGCATCGCCTCGCTGGCCTCGGGGCTCGAGGTGGGTCGCACGCCCATCGCCATGGAGATCGAGCACTTCATCCGCCTCATCACCGGCGTCGCCGTCTTCCTcggcctctccttcttcatcctcTCCCTCATCCTCGGCTACACCTGGCTCGAGGCCGTCATCTTCCTCATAGGCATCATCGTGGCCAACGTCCCTGAGGGGCTGCTGGCCACCGTCACA GTGTGCCTGACGCTGACGGCCAAGCGCATGGCGCGCAAGAACTGCCTGGTGAAGAACCTGGAGGCGGTGGAGACCCTGGGCTCCACCTCCACCATCTGCTCCGACAAGACGGGCACCCTCACCCAGAACCGCATGACCGTGGCCCACATGTGGTTTGACAACCAGATCCACGAGGCCGACACCACCGAGGACCAGTCTG GTGCCACCTTCGACAAGCGCTCGCCCACGTGGGCAGCCCTGGCACGCATCGCTGGGCTCTGCAACCGCGCTGTCTTCAAGCCAGGCCAGGAGAACATCTCCATTTCCAAG cgcGACACGGCGGGCGACGCGTCCGAGTCGGCGCTGCTGAAGTGCATCCAGCTCTCGTGCGGCTCCGTCAAGAAGATGCGGGACAAGAATCCCAAAGTCACCGAAATCCCCTTCAACTCCACCAACAAGTACCAG CTCTCCATCCACGAGCGGGAGGATGACCCGCAGGGCTACCTGCTGGTGATGAAGGGCGCCCCAGAGCGCATCCTGGACCGCTGCTCCCGCATCCTGGTGCAGGGCCAGGAGGTGCCGCTGGACGAGGAGATGCGCGAGGCCTTCCAAAATGCCTACCTGGAGCTGGGCGGGCTGGGCGAGCGTGTCCTAG GTTTCTGCCACCTCTACCTGCCCCCGGACAAGTTCCCCCGAGGGTTCAGGTTCGACGCCGATGAGATCAACTTCCCCACCACCAACCTGTGCTTCGTGGGGCTCATGTCCATGATCgacccgccccgcgccgccgtgcCCGACGCCGTGGGCAAGTGCCGCAGCGCCGGCATCAAG GTGATCATGGTGACCGGAGACCACCCCATCACGGCCAAGGCCATCGCCAAGGGTGTGGGCATCATCTCGGAGGGCAACGAGACGGTGGAGGACATCGCTGCCCGCCTCAACATCCCCGTCAGCCAGGTCAACCCCCG GGAGGCCAAGGCCTGCGTGGTGCACGGCTCCGACCTCAAGGACATGACGCCGGAGCAGCTCGACGAGATCCTCAAGAACCACACGGAGATCGTCTTCGCCCGCACCTCGCCCCAGCAGAAGCTCATCATCGTGGAGGGCTGCCAGCGCCAG GGCGCCATCGTGGCGGTGACGGGCGAC GGTGTGAACGACTCGCCGGCGCTGAAGAAGGCCGACATTGGCATCGCCATGGGCATCGCCGGCTCCGACGTCTCCAAGCAGGCGGCCGACATGATCCTGCTGGACGACAACTTCGCCTCCATCGTCACCGGCGTGGAGGAAG GGCGCCTCATCTTTGACAACCTGAAGAAGTCCATCGCCTACACCCTGACCAGCAACATCCCCGAGATCACCCCCTTCCTCCTCTTCATCATCGCCAACATCCCGCTGCCCCTGGGCACCGTCACCATCCTCTGCATCGACCTGGGCACTGACATG GTCCCCGCCATCTCCCTGGCCTACGAGGCGGCTGAGAGCGACATCATGAAGCGGCAGCCGAGGAACCCCAAGACGGACAAGCTGGTGAACGAGCGGCTCATCAGCATGGCCTACGGGCAGATCG GGATGATCCAGGCGCTGGGCGGCTTCTTCACCTACTTCGTGATCCTGGCGGAGAACGGCTTCCTGCCCTCCACCCTGGTGGGCATCCGCCTCGCCTGGGACGACCGCTCCACCAATGACCTGGAGGACTCCTACGGGCAGGAGTGG ACCTACGAGCAGcgcaaggtggtggagttcacGTGCCACACGGCCTTCTTCGCCAGCATCGTGGTGGTGCAATGGGCCGACCTCATCATCTGCAAGACCCGCCGCAACTCCGTCTTCCAGCAGGGCATGAA GAACAAGATCCTCATCTTCGGGCTGCTGGAGGAGACGGCGCTGGCGGCATTTCTGTCCTACTGCCCGGGCATGGGGGTAGCGCTGCGCATGTACCCGCTCAA ggtcACTTGGTGGTTCTGCGCCTTCCCCTACAGCCTCCTCATCTTCGCCTACGATGAGGTGCGCAAGCTCATCCTGCGCCGCTACCCCGGCG GCTGGGTGGAGAAGGAGACCTACTACTAG